From Pleuronectes platessa chromosome 17, fPlePla1.1, whole genome shotgun sequence, one genomic window encodes:
- the LOC128460204 gene encoding bifunctional protein GlmU, with protein sequence MSAAGGGSALRVHAVRVGPGRELLAALQALVIERRLRAPFILSCVGSLTKATLRLANATATNTNEVIQLSGRFEIVSLVGTLNPEAHLHICLADGEGRTVGGHVLGGLEVFTTAELVVGEAPDLQFTREMDEHTGFPELVVQPRSQTEK encoded by the exons ATG agtgcagcgggggggggctCGGCCCTGCGGGTCCACGCGGTGCGGGTCGGCCCGGGTCGCGAGCTGCTCGCCGCTCTGCAGGCGCTCGTGATAGAGCGGCGACTTCGGGCGCCGTTCATCCTCAGCTGCGTGGGCAGCCTCACCAAGGCAACGCTCCGACTGGCCAACGCCACCGCGACCAACACAAACGAG GTGATCCAGCTGAGCGGTCGGTTCGAGATCGTCTCCCTGGTCGGAACCCTGAACCCGGAGGCCCACCTCCACATCTGCCTGGCGGACGGCGAGGGCAGGACGGTGGGGGGGCACGTGCTGGGGGGGCTGGAGGTGTTCACCACGGCCGAGCTGGTGGTCGGGGAGGCGCCGGACCTGCAGTTCACCAGAGAGATGGACGAGCACACGGGGTTCCCCGAGCTCGTGGTTCAGCCGCGGTCACAGACGGAGAAATGA
- the insm1a gene encoding insulinoma-associated protein 1a, which yields MPRGFLVKRNRRTNPVSYRVRSDEVDAEPAAAHAPPSLPPSSSSCASVFSVPVRARTPTPTCGAAATAPEHGARPVQFGNPEAVYQPLYSPTRPVSQEHERSYFQSRFHLGSPVSAESFPTPAMDHLFAPVDLKIASSNSSRTGTSSSNTGTTVSSTRTHPTASSTRTHPAAGTKRPSSDTERKSKPASKKTKAFRKLHFEDDVTTSPVLGLKIREAPVDQKPLRPPPAGGDHPPLGEFVCQLCREAYADPFALAQHKCSRIIRVEYRCPECDKVFSCPANLASHRRWHKPKQQSPAEGDKVPASGKPAPEEAKDSSDRDTPSPGPSESGSEEGLYDCLHCGKKFKRQAYLRKHVASQHGAKPAEEEGDAACEPSAAPLNLSSSSGHMCPVCGESFSSRGAQERHIRLLHSSHVYSCKYCPAIFYSSPGLTRHINKCHPSENRQVILLQVPLRPAC from the exons ATGCCCCGAGGGTTCCTGGTGAAGAGGAACCGGAGAACCAACCCGGTATCGTACCGGGTTCGGTCTGACGAGGTGGACGCGGAGCCGGCGGCTGCTCACGCGCCTCCATCGctgcctccgtcctcctcctcctgcgcgTCGGTCTTCTCCGTCCCGGTGCGCGCACGGACGCCGACGCCCACCTGCGGGGCGGCGGCCACAGCCCCGGAGCATGGCGCCAGACCGGTTCAGTTCGGGAATCCGGAGGCGGTGTACCAGCCGCTGTACAGCCCCACCCGCCCGGTCAGCCAGGAGCACGAGCGCTCCTACTTCCAGAGTCGCTTCCACCTCGGATCTCCGGTGTCCGCGGAGTCGTTCCCCACCCCGGCCATGGATCACCTCTTCGCCCCGGTGGACCTGAAGATCGCCTCCAGCAACAGCAGCCGAACCGGCACCAGCAGCTCCAACACCGGGA CCACCGTCTCCTCCACCCGGACCCACCCCACCGCCTCCTCCACCCGGACGCACCCCGCCGCCGGGACCAAGCGACCGTCCAGCGACACCGAGCGCAAAAGCAAACCTGCGTCAAAGAAAACCAAAGCCTTCCggaaactgcactttgaggatgATGTCACCACGTCTCCGGTTCTCGGGCTGAAGATCAGAGAGGCTCCGGTGGACCAGAAGCCTCTCAGACCCCCGCCCGCCGGAGGAGACCACCCCCCGCTGGGGGAGTTCGTGTGCCAGCTGTGCCGGGAGGCGTACGCGGACCCGTTCGCTCTGGCGCAGCACAAGTGCTCCAGGATCATCCGGGTCGAGTACCGGTGTCCGGAGTGCGACAAGGTGTTCAGCTGCCCGGCCAACCTGGCCTCGCACCGGCGCTGGCACAAACCGAAACAGCAGAGCCCAGCGGAGGGCGACAAGGTCCCCGCGTCCGGTAAACCAGCACCGGAGGAGGCGAAGGACTCGAGTGACAGGGACACCCCCAGCCCCGGGCCGTCCGAGTCCGGCTCCGAGGAGGGACTGTACGACTGCCTCCACTGTGGGAAGAAGTTCAAACGTCAGGCGTACCTGCGGAAACACGTGGCGTCGCAGCACGGAGCCAAgccggcggaggaggagggggacgcGGCCTGCGAGCCGAGCGCAGCGCCGCTGaacctcagctcctccagcggCCACATGTGTCCGGTGTGCGGGGAGAGCTTCAGCAGCCGCGGCGCGCAGGAGCGACACATCCGCCTGCTGCACTCCTCACACGTGTACTCCTGCAAATACTGCCCCGCCATCTTCTACAGCTCCCCGGGACTCACCAGGCACATCAACAAGTGCCACCCGTCCGAGAACCGGCAGGTGATCCTGCTGCAGGTGCCGCTGCGCCCGGCCTGCTGA